TTCCATCCATGTTAAATTATTCGTTTAGATCAGGTTATAAAAGCTTATTGTTAGTTATTTATGTCCCccattttttacaaatatttttatcacttGTGTTACATACTTTACCGCCTTTTAGTGATTATGgtgttttaaaactattttaattgtGATACACATTTAACTCGCACTTGAAATGGTCGAAAGATCATTACTTTTTAtcaaacttaattatctctgaaaaatgcatggttacctccagttttcttttggatagcaagagcacttgctaggttctactttctccgcatagttttaaatcgcacaaaaatatccctttatgTAAAGGccccgccgataggaaatccaagtatctcgagatgcgcagaacgtgtgcgcaatagcaatggtaggtaccgtccttaactaAAGTATTTTCTTGAACTTAATTCTGCTTCGTTGAGTAAAAGGGGACGTAAGCTAATTTGCGAAGCGAAAGGTGCAACCTACCGATAGAAAGCTTAAGTTTGTGAAACTCAAGAAATTacatttaatgaaatttaagCTTCACGATGACATTTTCTTTACCACGTTTGTCTCTACAACAAGGACAACCATCATATTCAGCAAACACATTCGTTATCAACGGACATTTTATCGCATTAAGGAGTTTAAACAATCACATCCAGCCCAACTAGTCTGATATCATTGCACGAAACACTCCACCACATTCAAGTCCGACCTTTTCTTGTCAAAACGTCTTATGCTCTGCGAAAGTATATGGAAGTAAATAATGATATTGATTACAGAGTTGTCGTTTAAATTGAGTTAGTTTACATCTCCCCCTATAATCAAGGGAAAAAAGCAAttgaaacttttcttcattttcgaaCTTTTGGACCACAGCGAGGAGATCAAAGGCAAAAAATGCCCCGTTCACCGACCCTACCCCCCAAAATATTTCTTGATCAGGAAGAATCCGATCTCATTCAAAGGAACTCTCCGCCGCACTTCCCTAACTTTACACCGACGTTTTGATCTATTGAAAATAGATTTCCTCTCGCAAGGAAAGTCATTGTCTAATCAATAGATCAAAAGTACGTCATATGGGGATCTCGACTTTTgtccacttcggaaaataccataatactctttgcttgtccccccaaattttacataagcattgtttccagtttctcttgggactcacAACAGTCCCaagctagagaaaacaaaaacaatacttatgcaaaatttcagAATTGGCCTATTACCCTAACGGCCATATTTCTGTTCCGGGCGGCGACAGGCAGGAAGAAGAGAAGTAACCACCAGACGTTAGTGATAAATGTGTATTCCAGCACGAAAGGCCATGCAAGTTTACGGATGTGCTTTAAATTAGACGTAAAGgctttaataaaataataataataataatcatcatcatcatcatcactttatTTATGTCTCAAGGTATTTTAGCCGAGCgcgagtgctctactaattggggagactacaaattaactgaaatcagtacaaataaaatgaagttttggttttgtggGGAGGAGAAAACCGGACTTTGAGATCAAGCAACCCTCTTATTTCCTAGTTTTTAACCTTCTGGAAGTTTCCCTACGAAATTGCCCAACGAGATCACTCATATCCAGAAGATTGCCCAGGTTATTTTTTTACAGTCATTAAACGTTCAATGCAGACTAATTACGAGATCAGGTAACTTTCATTTCCTAGTTTTTTAGATGCCAGAAATTTGCCCAAGAAATCGCCCATTTAACGTTTATTTTACCTTGCCCCTCTGTCTGTGGCACCCCTCTGTGGAAATAGggacattagggaccttaagatctacgacggcgacgtcgacaaaaacgtcacctcaaaatagaacttcgctctagtaaaagtctttcgtgattattccatctcgttcacatcatacaatgtgggcgaggtatcctaaaaataaattggtacgagcggtttcagactgaaaatagagaatgaaagattctctgttgcatgctcacgttgtcgtcaaaacctaaaatttaatgatttcacgtcgtcgttctcacgcagagaaccgcaaaaatttgagctaaaatccgtgctgcacgtgcagcacgattatttaatgctcctttaaccaatgatatcattgttttgtggcgttttcgtcgacgtcgtcttCGTAGaccttaagctcccttttcAGATCGATCGACAAGGACAACCTCGAGTACGaattttccgttctgagcatgcgcacttcgaaaaatgtcggcttctaaaccttatgcgcatgctcaatacggAAGACTCGTACTCGTCCACCGATATAAAGTTCCCTATTTCTTTGATTCTGGAACCTTTTTCTAACAATTTCTTGAGTCTTAAAACCTTCTATGTATATTAATTAGGATATCAGTAAATGCCTACTTTCCTAGTTTTTTAGCTTCTAGAAACTTGCTCAAgaagtcggccatttttttaCTTTGCGTTGGCCCCCTTAAATGCGACCGGGAAAACCGTGAACATCTAAAATATGTCAGGAATGTTATTTCTGTCCAATCACCCGTTCGACCGCATCCGCCCAGAGTGTTTAGTTACTGTTATTTGCACCACAATCGCTGTGTCGCCTTCAGATTTACCAGGCAATGGATTTAGTTTGAGCCAATTCTGGTCGTTTAAGCTCTGAAACTACTTATAAAGAAACAGAACAGTGCGACATTTGTTCTTCCTTTCACCGATCACTGGCACTCCGAAGCAATTGTTGCTTTAGACAAGTGGCGCCGTCGCGAATACCTTACATTATCTGCTACAGTACTAACAACGTTTATTCAGTTTGCGGTTTGGGCGTGTGAAGTCCTCAAACATGATTGGCTTATGAACAATATAAGCATTCCTAATGTATTTtaggtgttcacggttttcccgGTCACAATGTAAAAAATCTCATAAAATTTACATTCTAGACACTCGAAAAACTTGCCATTTCTTTCTCCTTCAACTTAAAACGCCTACTGATTAGAACACCAGaactttaaatttttgtttttctgcaaaaaaaaaaaaaaaaaaaaaaaacaagaagaagaagaagaagaaggaaccATTGACATTTGGTGTTCTTTCTACGAATGAAAAATGGCTCTTTCTCGAAACTCTgtctttgccttaaatgaaaattCGCATGAGGGCCTTAAGATGAATAACTGTCACCAGTAAAACAAGTCTAAAAACACACTTTAAAACAACATTTGCATATCTTTTGTCTTCCTTCACTGCTTATGAAGTTTGAATGCTTTGAATGCTTCTCAATAACTGGTATATTTTTAAGTAACGAAAATGACATGTTGACGCATCAGATTCCAAGAAGTAGTTTTCTCAACTTTCGGACGacgtttctggaaaaaaaagaaagaaagaaaaacaaagaaatagcgGGTTAAATGGTGATTAGCAATAATTTCGTTCTGAGTGAgtccaaaacaaattttgacctCTGTGATGAAGAATAtcgttgtcaataagagtacagacaacgttgaaccactttcgatttgttttttaccacaatattcaacgccaaagaaagtttctattttagagcgtgaccaaaatcatgactcaaagacagagcaagcgttgtctataactttttcgcaatatgattggAATATTTCCGTatatgggcgttcctgattggctagtccattgcgtgacaaaatggcgcgagcatgacgcgtatagagttgtctagactctcatcgacaacgCGGGCAAATTAGCCGATCAggttgcgagattacaagcaattgtggtaaaaatatttcttttcagtAAGTAAAATTATATTCGAAcagcacttaccattcttttcgaGTTCTTGTGGCCCAAATTCAAACgagacatcatcgccaattagaACAAACGGCGCCCAGAATTTAATGGCGGAATGCCTCTCCGTctcccgaagagatttcatagcatggtgaagagctAAACTTGCCCTTTTGTTATCTGCCAAGTGTCGGTAGAAGCATTTCATGAACAGCATGGTCGCCTCAtcatcaattgcccagagtgacaccagaacagaccgggcaccagcatACAGGAAAGCTCTGGCTATTCCAACCACaccctcagattttacctctccccggccactatgacagcaactcagTACAACCAGCTTTGCCTGAAGACGAACTGCTTGAACATCGCTCATTgttaacatgtaatcttcctcttTGGGGATCTGTGATGTGCGGTCGGGATTTGGAGCCAAAACGATTTCTCCAAAATACTCATCTCCATGagcagcaatgtggattaaagcAACGGAATTTAGTTTTTTCAGCACCTCGGCTTTCGTTGCGTTTTTGCCAGTGAGAGGCGcggtctgcagaagttctccaatcatCTCCACCTCTTTCTTTGCGCACGGCAACTGTTTAAACATGGGTTCACCGGTGCCCCAAGTGATTTCCTTCAAGCACGGATCGCCCACAAGCAGTGCTTCACTCTTACTGTTGAAGTCGTCAAGTGCACTAGAGATCACTTTTAAGGCGGTCAGCGAGGGGAAAGTACGGATCCTGACAAAGTCACTCAACGCAGAAtaaggagccaagcaaaatggtccatcaggaacaaagatcAAATCATCACCCTGGAGCAAGTCTGCAACGGGACTGATTAAGAAATCATACAAAGACTGCAAGGGGTTGTCGGACACGCTCAAAGACTGAAAGGATTCCTCAACAGCTTCTCCACTACAAGAGAAGTCGCTGCGATGTCTTTGCACCGAGCGATTCTCACATTGGACAACAGCCCTGCGCCAATCTGTTCCAAAGTAGTCTTTATCAGTGAGTCAGCACTTCCCTTTTCGATTTCCTTTTCCCTATAGTTTATTCCGCTTCCTCTTCTCAGAAGCCAAAAGCTGATAGTGTTCCCTGCAAGTGCTATGAAAACTGTTTGTAAAGGCAAATATTTTATTACAGCGGAGGTAGTTTCCTTTGTCGCAACTGCCCGGGAAGGTTCTTCATCAACGCCAAATTTCGTCTTCAAAATGTCTGTCAAAGCTTGTGCTCGTCCTTGTTCAGCAGCAAACAAAgcctcatcaacctctccattctttAAAAGTGCTCTCCACAGAGCTGTGTACGCAGACTGTTTTGTGTCACGAaaacttattttccatgcatcttcTGATTGAAGAACAcgccttgtttcatcaaaatgttttatgcTTAGACGATAAAAATTAAGGGCTTTCCACAACGAGCCTAAATTTTCATGAACAAGACCAAGGTCATAGCAACCCTTTCCCTGTCCTACTGGATCCTCCGTTTCCATGCAAACAGTAAGCTGTTGTTCGTAAAGGAGAAGAGCATTTTCAGGCTCACCCATTtggtgataagcgttgccgagattaccattggcgcctccctccccggccctatctcctatttcttttgcaatgctgagATGTTGTTcctgatactctatggctcgcttgaaattgcccagaccgtgataagcgttgccaagattaccattggccttgcCCTCCGGCGCCcgatcccctacttcttttgcaatgctgagATGTTGTTCGCAATACTCTATAGCTCGCTcgaaattgcccagactgagataagcgttgccgaggtTACCATTGGCacttccctccccggccctatcccctacttcttttgcaatgctaagatgttgttcataATACTTTATGGCTGGCTTAAAATTACCCAGACTGTGATAAACGTTGCCGAAATTACCATTGGCCCCTCCCTCCCTGGCCCTATCTCCTACTTCTTTTgtaatgctaagatgttgttcataATACTCTATGGCCCTCTAAAAATTGCGCAGACTGGagtaagcgttgccgagattacaaTTGGcgttgccctccccggccctatctcctacttcttttgcaatgctaagatgttgttcacaatactctatggctctcttaaaattgcccagactgtaataagcgttgccgagattaccattggcccttCCCTGCCCGGCCCTATCctctacttcttttgcaatgctaagatcttgttcGTAATACTccatggctcgcttaaaattgcccagaccgtgataagcgttgccgagattaccattggcccctccctccccggccctatcccctacttcctttgcaatgctaagatgttgttcgtgata
This portion of the Montipora capricornis isolate CH-2021 chromosome 11, ASM3666992v2, whole genome shotgun sequence genome encodes:
- the LOC138024407 gene encoding tetratricopeptide repeat protein 28-like — its product is MGEPENALLLYEQQLTVCMETEDPVGQGKGCYDLGLVHENLGSLWKALNFYRLSIKHFDETRRVLQSEDAWKISFRDTKQSAYTALWRALLKNGEVDEALFAAEQGRAQALTDILKTKFGVDEEPSRAVATKETTSAVIKYLPLQTVFIALAGNTISFWLLRRGSGINYREKEIEKGSADSLIKTTLEQIGAGLLSNVRIARCKDIAATSLVVEKLLRNPFSL